ttcttctgtaaaatCCTCACTCCCAGTTTGCTCAACCTTTAAAAGGCTTAATTTAACACTTTAATTATAGGTCTgtgagtaatgtttttaaaatcacagCTGCTGATGTTACAAACATTTGGTGATTCATTCTAGAATGACGTATGCTAACCTTCCATTTGTCCTTATTTAGTAAGATAGAAACATTATGTATAAAGCAATGCAAAAGGATGTGCTTGTACAATCCCATTGTTTAGCGTGTGATCTATATAACAGTTTCACTAAACCCTACCATAAAATCCTCTCTGAGCTTAATTTAATTAACTCCAAGAATACTTTATGATGACAAGGGAGCATTACTGGGGTTAATATTAGTTATGTAGCACGTACTGCATAGTACTATTAGTATTGGGTTGCTTCATTTTGTTGATAGGTTtagcaagaaaataaaatgtaataactgattcatgtttagtaaaataaaattattcaaaTGTCTCTTTCTTCATTTTAGCCACCAGAGAGTCATCCTTTGTCCATGCCATCGCTTCAGCAGGAGTGGCTTTCGCGGTGACAAGGTCATGTGCAGAGGGATCCGCCACCATCTGCGGTTGTGACACCCGACACAAGGGCCCCCCAGGCGAGGGATGGAAATGGGGTGGCTGCAGTGAAGATGCTGAGTTTGGGAGCATGGTTTCCCGGGAGTTTGCCGATGCAAGGGAGAACAGGCCTGACGCCCGCTCCGCCATGAATCGACACAACAACGAGGCTGGACGCACGGTAAGGAATCTACTTTAACTTAGTGTGAGTATGCTCAATCTTCCTCGTTTAATTGGCACTGTTATAAGTTGTTACGTTCTGTGTTATTTGGATGAAGCCTTATTTcataataatttgtataattttcaACTTGTTTAAGTGTTACaactgacatttgtttttttgtttttttgtttttttacagtcaaTTATCGACCATATGCACCTGAAGTGTAAGTGTCACGGCTTGTCGGGTAGCTGTGAGGTGAAGACATGCTGGTGGTCGCAGCCGGACTTCCGAGTCATTGGGGACTACCTGAAAGACAAGTATGACAGCTCCTCGGAGATGGTGGTGGAAAAGCATCGGGAATCCAGGGGCTGGGTGGAGACCCTCAGGCCCAAGTTTGCCTTCTTCAAGCCCCCAATGGAGCGGGATCTGGTTTACTATGAGAGCTCCCCAAACTTCTGTGAACCTAACCCGGAGAcggggtctttcggcaccagggACCGGATCTGTAATGTAACCTCCCACGGAATCGATGGATGTGACCTTCTGTGTTGCGGTCGCGGGCACAACACGAGGACTGAGAAACGAAAAGAGAAGTGCCACTGCATCTTCCACTGGTGCTGTTACGTGAGCTGTCAAGAGTGTGTACGTGTTTATGATGTCCATACCTGCAAATAGGGTACACAAGAACAGTTTCTACCCCTACCCTTTCCTTCCCAAAAATAAGACAAAGATGGAAGTCTGAAACTGGGGTGTTTACAGATGCCTGTGTGAAAACTGGGTAAACTTTTGGTCAAAAAGAAGTCCTGAGATCATGGGAAGAAGCTTTATTTCTTCAATGCAAGCCAGTGCATGCAAAAAGGATATATGTGTGTGATGTCAATCCAAGGAAGCTTTAAGCAAAGATGATGGCTATTCGTCAAAGGTTTtggaagtttcattcatgaattggtaTTAATCCTCAAAGGCTCTTAATTAAAGCCCAGTTGTTATCACACTTGCAAGGTAGATGGACATACACCTTCAACACAAGGGGTATTCAAGACCATGCTGACTGTTTTTCTATCAGGAACCTAGTGATTCTAACTTGACAATTTTGGTCGGACTGTTTATGAGAGAGCAGCATAATGCTCCAGGGATCtcctagaaaaataaaaatatataagacCCTTAGCGCTGCAGGACATACTGTAAACATAGTGGATACAATTCTTGTTTTATTCAAGAAGGCAACAAACACATTGTTCCAGACACAGTACTCTTGAAAAGTCTGCAATGGACTCATGCTATCTTTTGGCATGTAGCTGTAGCAGTCTATGTAATCATAGCCAATCATGGAGAGAGGCTTTTTGTATTAATCCTGTGTAAGTTCATTCATTTGGTAATAGAGCGGAGTGGTGGGGTCAGAAGATTGATTGAAATGattccaaatgttttttatattgcaATTTTGGCAATTTTCTCAAGCAGATTCATAAAGTTGATTTTACAAAGCTCTTTTGATATAAAGCATAACGTTAACCAATTGCGCACGAGGATGAGGTTGCACTTTTGCATGAGAGAATATACTGTTTGAAAGAATAATTTTGTATAAATGTTTGGCTGATCTAATGAAGTTGTTGTCTCTCTTTATGCCTTTCCACAGattaaatcaagttttatttCCTTGTGAAACAGTATTAGTAGTGATGCACTTGTGCTTGAGCATGTCAGAATTACAATGGTAAACGAACGCATAAGAACATGTACTATACGCTCACCTCAGCCTTTTGCCATTTTAAATTGTTATGCTAATTACAGCATCCACTTATGGTAAGGAGATTGTAAACATAATGGATATACAGTACAGCTTAAGTATTGTAATAGAAATATGATTAACATATCTATGTAATTACAAGTGAGCCTGTATTTAGCACTTTCCTGTTGTATATCTGAGATGTTCAACCACAAATCGAGCTGGAATCATGCCTAAAATATGGGTAAAGAACTACTAAACTTTAACAAGTATTGCAACACAAGTATATGCTATAGTGTATAATGATTATACAACACAGTTCCACCAGATGATGTTTTGGAAGGCTGTTActttgtaaaaacagaaatagaatCTGAAATAAGCACCACAGTTTGATCAGATTATAAAAAGGGATGGGACTGCATCAAATGTTACAGTTAGGGATTAAAGGGTTCTAAGCAGACATGCTCATCCAAGTCTCCTTTTACTTATATCATAGCACTGGATAGGGGATGTTGGCCGTTTGATTTTGTAGAGCAGTGTACTAGACCACAATCAGCAATGCAATAATGGAATGATagtcatttaacaaaacaatcacCAAAAACATATCAGAAGAAGAAATCCCATTTTAATGTAATGCCACCCATACCCACCTTTTTCACAAAGGTTCACAACCATGCCTGCTAGAAAAACAGTGGGGCACCTTCGAGTGCCTCCAGAGGCAATTGGCCTGTCAAAAATTTGACCCCCTCCCTCTTTGAATGCTGCTATCCAACCCTAGCtgtcattataaaatatataaatatatattttctttctatgAAAGAAATCATGTAGAAATAGTTTGGAAAAAATATGTGAAGTTTTGTACTAATTCACTTttcatatataatatgtatatgttaACAATGTAAACATGTTGCCTGTTTGTGAGATTAAGGTGTTTGAAGCTACATTATACCTAAACACTGGAATTGTACTTAGAATTCTATTTATAAAAGCTGGTCTGTTTTAAGCTTAATGAAATTTAATGCAACCTgtatgttaaaatacatttctttttttttttatatgtagcaAATGATTTCACAAGCACCTGGCATTTTAACTAGCAAGGAAtcgtattgtttattttttatttttttccaatttgcATCATTAGTTTCTATAAGCATAAGTTATAGATTAGATATATCTGACCGTAAAGCAacacttttaattaaaattactACATTAATGTTTGTAGTCTCTTTTTTAATACTTGTTTtctcctctttacaaaactgtgcATATATTTTACTGCCTAAAATCCAAAGTTTTGTACAAACTAGTTTGTGActtcctttttttacatttctaaagtcTGATCggtttttttatgattatttattttatgaaaaatgtatatattagtaAGTAAGAGTATATATTTGCAGAATAAAATAACTTGTCGGGACAGTGTTGTTACTTTACCACTGTAACTGTTAcctcaatgtttgtttttcactgaCATCACATTAGATATAATGTGTGTCAGCAACTGTCTGTAATAGGCTGATAGATGTTAACTTTggaataacaattaaaaaaatctttatgcATAATCCTTGCTTTATTCTTGCTTTTTAATGTTTAAGGTCAACCCTGGTAAATGCTGTTTACCTGGGTGTTAATTTCCTGCATTTCTTCGTATgtgcgtttttatttatttatttattttttgtatatgtaataaatagcaaaaatgtttttttatttaaaattgaaattttcCACTCATAtctgtttatatacagtaactCTGTTATCATGCTTTATTTTCAGTCACtcatacatttcttttgatttttttttccactgcagagtgAAAATGATGTCCTTTGCAGCCAAATAAATGACATATGAAGCGAAACCATCACAAATGAAAGTAAGACATTCcagtaattaacaaaataaaaattgaagtgcatgacaggtaacatttctagaattatttcattagctgtaACCACTtccatcttaaaaaaatacataaataaataaataaaaatcttagtACAGTGCATCCATTAACAATCCACTGCACTGACACATATTTCACAGTGATCCTGATAAAGTAGCACACTGGTATTGATGCAGCACACTGGAACCAGTCTGTACTGATTCTCCCAGTGGTTCATACCACGTATAGATGGCATTGCCTTTGAATATCATTTGGTAGTGGTAGACCAACCTTCTTTTTGGGATGGGAGTGGGTGGATTACTGATTGTGAGGTTTGCCCTTTGTCTGGAAGATCCATGGAAGCTTTGTAAATGCAATTGTAGCTGCTCCAATACATTCCAGTCCTTGCAAATATCTAGTCCTTATCCAAGGTGGTTCTGAGTCAGGGCATTACACCGGCAGTGCTAATCAAAGAGTCGTGAGACCCATATCCTTCAGGTCACAGCTAAAGAATTAACTATCTGTATGACATTCATTTTGGATACCTCTTCCTTAAAAAGTACCCTGGCCtaccaaaacaaatacaaatctgtgCTGGTGTGTGGTGCTAGAGGATGGAGAATGTGTTGTCTTTTTTACCCTATGTATGTTCACTAATGAGCAGCTAACTGTCCACTCTTCAGTTATATCTACTGGACACTCGTTAATTCGACCAAGTTGGGACCAGATCATGGTCAGATAAGTGATCTGTACTAATAAGAAATCTGTATTGTACTAAAAATGTctggtgtttgttttatgttcttcACACCTACATATGTATCACTCCCtgaatataattaatatataataactcatcaaaacagaaaacatagTTTAAAAAGCCAGACATCCCACAAATGTCATGAGTATTTACTAACCAATGCAGAACAACTAGGTAAGatatttgtgctttattttaatttgttggtttttttagtttttttggtgactgccaagactggtttTGCATAGTATTGTATACCCCATGCGGTCTCAGAGGTAAGGCAGTGACAAATACTGTTCTCCTATCACCAAGCCCTTGCCGACACATTGTTTTTTCAGGCTTGGTTCCCAACAGGCAGTTGAGTGAGAGCTGGCTCTGTGCACAGCCTTAGCTGCTGCCGCGCGCTCTTACTTGCTGAATGACTTTAACAACTCTTAAGGAAAGATTTGTGACAATTATGTCAGCGAACAGAGGTTAATGTGACAGATGTACAGTTAAATAATACCTCGCTAATCCGCATCTTTATAGCAGAACAAAAGGCCAAGGGAATTCTAAATACATTACGGCAGCcctcactgtttgttttttctgaataaaaagtGGCTTTTGATTGGTTCCAGTGACAGACAGTGCACGCACATTAGGTGCTgccaatttttttcttttcaacacaagaaagaaagagtaatgattttaaaactgtacactcCAGTGGTGAATCAAACGACAGGCACCGcaaatgtttttaaaggaaaagttTTATTACATCAACTTTTGACCATAAAACTGTGCCAGCAGTTAGATTTGTGTTAAAGTAAATGTCCCTGGCTATCTGCCGGACTTGTTAAAGACGTAATTACTCTTACTTAGAATGTGTGTTACAAGAGGCCCTGCAATCTTAGcagtagcatttatttattttttttgataacaGTCTTTACAacctgtggcaaagcgtaagccttgcacaatggatatgtagtttattgtatgtctttttgttaattgttaatattgatttaattgtttagctgctgtggcgctccgctggggacgattacccgtctgcgtggagcagcagctgaaagcaatcagctgttccagcaggcaggtgggcgtgtctcagcggagcgtcagtataaaagcatgttgatcgctgtgatcggggctgctgcaaggcctgccgttttcacggcaccttttgatttatagtttggggtattgtgttttattttgcactttttgtacggttttctgtatctgtcctctgtgcgttaccatcgctggtaacgtcacatgaccgcctttattttactttcactttgtttgttgttaataaatcctgcgcgcctgtgccggcgtttcaacaccaacctctatctctctgtatgcttgaacagcggctacccacgtgTGACCCgtggaagaccctgtcacacaacCATTGACAAACACTGCCTGTCTTATGCAATCATTCACTGGATGTATTTGTGCCTCTCTTAAATGTATAAGGTGACTGATTTTTCCAATGACACATGTAATACCCATGCTGAAGATGAGGTCTAAATTAAGGGTAGTATGTCAGTGCCATACAGTAAATAAGTTTGAAGACTCCTTTGGTAAAGGTTGCTGTATACAAGTTCACATGGTTGCCAGTTCCACCTACATCTCCCCTATTTGAATAATCTGATCATTTAAAGGGACACCTGTTCTCTGGGATCACTCCCAGCTCTTCTCATTGTCATTTCAGTGCATAAGGTGGTGacgttttttaaataaacctttttcAGCAACGATTCTTAtccaaaataataacatttgtatttttaacacTTTTCAGAAGCTTCACATTTCATATTAGTTGTTTCTTTATATTCTTTTACTTTTCGGATGTTTTCTGCCCATTCAAAGCATGGTAGCCCTAACCACACTGCACACATACCCACAGGCAATGTTAGACCTGTAAACTTCTAAATTATTCTTGAGTGTGCCTCTTACAGATCCATCAACCCCCTTTAACATTATAGAACatctctttttttataataaaatcattactTACTGTTTCTTCTGTGGTTTCATCATtgtagtttaattattattattattattattattattatttataataataataataataataataataataataataatagttgcaCATTTGATTAATATAGATCATTTCATGTGCATGTCTCAAGATACTTTagaaaaccaaaccaaactaaacaaaacataatacagtTATTGCTAAAACACAAGCAACATTATAATAAAAGCAAGCAATCAGTACACTAAGAAGACTGCaagccacacacaacacaacacaaattgAATCTGAATGCAGAGTGCACGTAGTTAGTACCCAGTTTATGTCAGCACCTTCAGGTAGGTATAGCTGCATGGGTGCAGGCTGCTTGTTCAGCTGTAAGTTACTTACACTTACAGAATCATTCTATACATGTAtatgccatgctttcactgctttGTTATAAGGGTACCATCACAATGGATTTGAAACCAGTATTGCACATTGATAGTTATATggtacattaataaaacaattgattGCCATTGTGTATTTGTGCTTATCGTTAATactgtatgtcaaaatatgaaaatgttgccCAGTgaaccattttgacaattttaggAGCTTCTGAGGATGCAAAAATCCAAAAGGTTCTAGACTATGCAATCTATGGATTTGTTTT
This Polyodon spathula isolate WHYD16114869_AA chromosome 3, ASM1765450v1, whole genome shotgun sequence DNA region includes the following protein-coding sequences:
- the wnt3a gene encoding protein Wnt-3a, whose product is MIYFGCFLLLCGLTQVMASYPIWWSLAVGHQYTSLGTQPILCGSIPGLVPKQLRFCRNYVEIMPSVAEGVKIGIQECQHQFRGRRWNCTTINDLAIFGPVLDKATRESSFVHAIASAGVAFAVTRSCAEGSATICGCDTRHKGPPGEGWKWGGCSEDAEFGSMVSREFADARENRPDARSAMNRHNNEAGRTSIIDHMHLKCKCHGLSGSCEVKTCWWSQPDFRVIGDYLKDKYDSSSEMVVEKHRESRGWVETLRPKFAFFKPPMERDLVYYESSPNFCEPNPETGSFGTRDRICNVTSHGIDGCDLLCCGRGHNTRTEKRKEKCHCIFHWCCYVSCQECVRVYDVHTCK